The following are encoded together in the Nocardioides sp. Arc9.136 genome:
- the treZ gene encoding malto-oligosyltrehalose trehalohydrolase has protein sequence MTRGTTPTPARGPFDLWAPKPSRVRLALGPADATEVVEMTRGDDGWWTPAEPVPAGGEVDYGYLVDDSGTVLPDPRSRRQPQGVHERSRTYDPATYTWGDAAWTGRQLPGSVVYELHVGTFTPEGTLDAAIGKLGHLRDIGVDLVELLPVNGFNGTHNWGYDGVLWHTVAEQYGGPAAYQRFVDACHQAGLGVVQDVVYNHLGPSGNYLPVYGPYLTSGRNTWGDSVNLDGEGSAEVRRYILDNVRMWLHDYHVDALRLDAVHALEDTSPVHLLEEMAIEVAALSAHLRRPLTLIAESDLNDPKLITPREAGGYGLDAQWSDDFHHAVHVALTRETSGYYADFEPLSALAKVCEEGFFHAGTWSSFREREHGVPIDTEHMPTWRLVVANQNHDQIGNRAVGDRIAEVLDDDQLACAALLTLAGPFTPMLFQGEEWAASSPFQFFTSHPEPELGKATAEGRISEFAKMGWDPAVVPDPQDPETFRRSQLDWTELSSGRHAVLLDVYRRLGELRRTVPALTDPAFTSISCTADEGTRVFTMERAGTLMAINFGDSPADLTVDPDLAVLFATPTGAELLPGGALSLPPHVGVLLG, from the coding sequence ATGACCCGAGGCACGACCCCCACCCCCGCCCGGGGCCCCTTCGACCTGTGGGCCCCCAAGCCCTCCCGGGTCCGTCTCGCCCTCGGCCCGGCCGACGCCACCGAGGTCGTCGAGATGACCCGGGGCGACGACGGCTGGTGGACGCCGGCCGAGCCGGTTCCCGCGGGCGGCGAGGTGGACTACGGCTACCTCGTCGACGACTCCGGGACGGTGCTGCCCGACCCGCGCTCGCGCCGCCAGCCGCAGGGGGTGCACGAGCGGTCGCGCACCTACGACCCCGCGACGTACACCTGGGGCGACGCGGCCTGGACCGGCCGCCAGCTGCCGGGCTCGGTGGTCTACGAGCTGCACGTCGGCACCTTCACCCCCGAGGGGACCCTCGACGCGGCGATCGGCAAGCTCGGCCACCTGCGCGACATCGGCGTGGACCTCGTCGAGCTGCTGCCGGTCAACGGCTTCAACGGCACCCACAACTGGGGGTACGACGGCGTGCTGTGGCACACCGTCGCCGAGCAGTACGGCGGCCCGGCGGCGTACCAGCGCTTCGTCGACGCCTGCCACCAGGCGGGCCTCGGCGTCGTGCAGGACGTCGTCTACAACCACCTCGGGCCGAGCGGGAACTACCTGCCGGTCTACGGGCCCTACCTGACGAGCGGGCGCAACACGTGGGGCGACTCGGTCAACCTCGACGGCGAGGGCTCGGCCGAGGTGCGGCGCTACATCCTCGACAACGTGCGGATGTGGCTGCACGACTACCACGTCGACGCGCTGCGGCTCGACGCCGTGCACGCGCTCGAGGACACCTCGCCGGTCCACCTGCTCGAGGAGATGGCGATCGAGGTCGCCGCCCTGTCGGCGCACCTGCGCCGTCCGCTCACGCTGATCGCCGAGTCCGACCTCAACGACCCGAAGCTCATCACGCCCCGGGAGGCCGGCGGCTACGGGCTCGACGCCCAGTGGAGCGACGACTTCCACCACGCCGTGCACGTGGCGCTGACGCGCGAGACGTCCGGCTACTACGCCGACTTCGAGCCGCTGTCGGCGCTGGCGAAGGTGTGCGAGGAGGGCTTCTTCCACGCCGGGACGTGGTCGTCGTTCCGCGAGCGCGAGCACGGCGTGCCGATCGACACCGAGCACATGCCCACCTGGCGGCTCGTCGTCGCCAACCAGAACCACGACCAAATCGGCAACCGCGCCGTCGGTGACCGGATCGCCGAGGTGCTCGACGACGACCAGCTCGCCTGCGCGGCGCTGCTCACCCTGGCCGGGCCGTTCACGCCGATGCTGTTCCAGGGCGAGGAGTGGGCGGCCTCCTCGCCGTTCCAGTTCTTCACCTCCCACCCCGAGCCGGAGCTGGGCAAGGCGACGGCCGAGGGCCGGATCTCGGAGTTCGCCAAGATGGGCTGGGACCCCGCGGTCGTGCCCGACCCCCAGGACCCCGAGACGTTCCGGCGCTCCCAGCTGGACTGGACCGAGCTCTCCTCCGGCCGGCACGCCGTCCTGCTCGACGTCTACCGCCGGCTCGGCGAGCTGCGCCGTACCGTCCCCGCGCTGACCGACCCCGCGTTCACCTCGATCTCCTGCACCGCCGACGAGGGCACGCGCGTCTTCACGATGGAGCGGGCGGGCACCCTGATGGCGATCAACTTCGGCGACTCCCCCGCCGACCTCACGGTCGACCCGGACCTCGCCGTCCTCTTCGCCACCCCCACCGGCGCCGAGCTGCTTCCCGGCGGCGCGCTCTCGCTGCCCCCGCACGTCGGGGTGCTGCTGGGGTAG
- a CDS encoding VIT family protein — MTEGRPIPTPGPTPGPTSGPTPPPAPGPHEREPHGGGLRGRLNWLRAAVLGANDGIVSTAGIVVGVAGATTDRGAIVVAGSAGLLAGAMSMAAGEYVSVSTQRDSEEALLALEERELREDPEDELAELAGIYVGKGLTEDLARQVAEQLTAHDALAAHAEAELGLDTEDLTSPWRAALASMAAFTVGALLPLLTILLVPAGARVAVTVLAVALALVLTGWSSARLGHAPPGRAVVRNVSGGLLAMAVTYAVGSLLDVDV, encoded by the coding sequence GTGACCGAGGGTCGGCCGATCCCCACCCCGGGCCCCACCCCGGGCCCCACCTCGGGCCCCACCCCGCCCCCCGCCCCCGGGCCGCACGAGCGCGAGCCGCACGGCGGGGGCCTGCGGGGTCGGCTCAACTGGCTGCGCGCCGCCGTGCTCGGCGCCAACGACGGCATCGTCTCCACGGCGGGCATCGTGGTCGGCGTCGCCGGCGCGACGACCGACCGGGGCGCGATCGTCGTCGCCGGGAGCGCCGGTCTGCTCGCCGGCGCGATGAGCATGGCCGCCGGGGAGTACGTCTCGGTCTCCACCCAGCGCGACTCCGAGGAGGCGCTGCTGGCCCTGGAGGAGCGCGAGCTGCGCGAGGACCCCGAGGACGAGCTGGCCGAGCTGGCCGGGATCTACGTCGGCAAGGGACTGACCGAGGACCTCGCCCGCCAGGTGGCCGAGCAGCTGACCGCGCACGACGCGCTCGCCGCGCACGCCGAGGCCGAGCTCGGCCTGGACACCGAGGACCTGACCAGCCCCTGGCGGGCGGCGCTCGCCTCGATGGCGGCGTTCACGGTAGGGGCGCTGCTCCCGCTGCTCACCATCCTGCTCGTCCCGGCCGGCGCGCGGGTGGCGGTGACCGTCCTCGCGGTGGCGCTGGCGCTGGTGCTCACCGGGTGGAGCAGCGCGCGACTGGGCCACGCACCGCCCGGCCGCGCGGTCGTCCGCAACGTCAGCGGCGGACTGCTCGCGATGGCGGTGACCTACGCGGTCGGGTCGCTCCTCGACGTCGACGTCTGA
- a CDS encoding acyl-CoA dehydrogenase family protein has translation MKRDIYDEDHEAFRGSVREFLERSVLPHVEEHAEAKAIPREFWLEAGKQGFLGLEIPEEYGGAGAGDYRFNAVLMEELNKVNAALGSCWGIHADITAPYLVELGTEEQKQRWLPGVASGEILLAIGMTEPSGGSDLAALKTTAVRDGDDWVINGSKTFITNGYSADLVVTAVRTSPEKKARGITLFAIPATAEGFSRGRKLDKVGQPESDTAELFFENVRLGDDHIIGEVDSGFIHMMQKLPQERLGCAICNLAHAKQIFEETVAYTKERTAFGAPVGSFQHNKFLMADIDTQIDVSQAFIDRCVELHDKGELTPTDAAKAKLWTSEIQNRILDHCVQLHGGYGFMNEYRVARAWRDARVSRIWAGSNEIMKELIGRDLGL, from the coding sequence ATGAAGCGCGACATCTACGACGAGGACCACGAGGCGTTCCGCGGCTCGGTCCGTGAGTTCCTCGAGCGTTCGGTCCTCCCCCACGTGGAGGAGCACGCCGAGGCGAAGGCGATCCCGCGGGAGTTCTGGCTCGAGGCGGGCAAGCAGGGCTTCCTCGGCCTGGAGATCCCCGAGGAGTACGGCGGCGCGGGCGCGGGCGACTACCGCTTCAACGCCGTCCTGATGGAGGAGCTGAACAAGGTCAACGCCGCGCTGGGGTCGTGCTGGGGCATCCACGCCGACATCACCGCGCCGTACCTCGTCGAGCTGGGCACCGAGGAGCAGAAGCAGCGCTGGCTGCCGGGCGTGGCCTCGGGCGAGATCCTGCTGGCGATCGGCATGACCGAGCCCTCCGGCGGCTCGGACCTCGCGGCGCTGAAGACCACCGCGGTGCGCGACGGCGACGACTGGGTCATCAACGGCTCGAAGACCTTCATCACCAATGGCTACTCCGCCGACCTGGTCGTCACCGCGGTGCGCACCAGCCCGGAGAAGAAGGCGCGCGGCATCACCCTGTTCGCGATCCCGGCGACCGCCGAGGGCTTCAGCCGCGGGCGCAAGCTGGACAAGGTCGGCCAGCCCGAGTCCGACACCGCGGAGCTGTTCTTCGAGAACGTCCGCCTCGGCGACGACCACATCATCGGCGAGGTCGACTCCGGCTTCATCCACATGATGCAGAAGCTCCCCCAGGAGCGGCTCGGCTGCGCGATCTGCAACCTGGCGCACGCCAAGCAGATCTTCGAGGAGACCGTCGCCTACACCAAGGAGCGCACCGCGTTCGGCGCCCCGGTCGGCTCCTTCCAGCACAACAAGTTCCTGATGGCCGACATCGACACCCAGATCGACGTCAGCCAGGCCTTCATCGACCGGTGCGTCGAGCTGCACGACAAGGGCGAGCTCACCCCCACCGACGCGGCCAAGGCCAAGCTGTGGACCTCGGAGATCCAGAACCGGATCCTCGACCACTGCGTGCAGCTGCACGGCGGCTACGGGTTCATGAACGAGTACCGCGTGGCCCGCGCCTGGCGCGACGCCCGCGTCTCGCGGATCTGGGCCGGCTCGAACGAGATCATGAAGGAGCTCATCGGCCGCGACCTCGGCCTCTGA
- a CDS encoding 1,4-dihydroxy-2-naphthoyl-CoA synthase: MSAIDGVSEIFDPELWDVVPGFEDLTDLTYHRARAHGTVRVAFDRPDVLNAFRPHTVDELLRVLEHARTSSDVGCVLLTGNGPGERHGKWAFCTGGDQRIRGRAGYQYEKADGVEGDDAGVTVDKARLARLHILEVQRLIRFMPKIVICVVPGWTAGGGHSLHVVCDLTIASLEQARFKQTDADVGSFDGGFGSAYLARQVGQKFAREIFFLGQEYSAEDGVRMGTVNRAVPHAELEATALEWGRLVNGKSPTAQRMLKFSFNAIDDGLVGQQIFAGETTRLAYMTDEAQEGRDQFLEKREPDWSAYPWYY; the protein is encoded by the coding sequence ATGAGTGCGATCGACGGCGTGTCGGAGATCTTCGACCCCGAGCTGTGGGACGTCGTCCCGGGCTTCGAGGACCTGACCGACCTGACCTACCACCGCGCGCGGGCGCACGGGACGGTCCGCGTCGCGTTCGACCGGCCCGACGTGCTGAACGCCTTCCGCCCGCACACCGTCGACGAGCTGCTCCGGGTGCTCGAGCACGCCCGGACCAGCAGCGACGTGGGCTGCGTGCTGCTGACCGGCAACGGGCCGGGCGAGCGGCACGGCAAGTGGGCGTTCTGCACCGGCGGCGACCAGCGGATCCGCGGTCGCGCGGGCTACCAGTACGAGAAGGCCGACGGGGTCGAGGGAGACGACGCCGGGGTCACCGTGGACAAGGCACGACTCGCGAGGCTGCACATCCTCGAGGTGCAGCGGCTGATCCGGTTCATGCCGAAGATCGTCATCTGCGTGGTCCCCGGGTGGACGGCCGGCGGCGGGCACAGCCTGCACGTCGTGTGCGACCTGACGATCGCCAGCCTCGAGCAGGCGCGGTTCAAGCAGACCGACGCCGACGTCGGCTCCTTCGACGGCGGGTTCGGCTCGGCGTACCTCGCCCGCCAGGTGGGCCAGAAGTTCGCCCGCGAGATCTTCTTCCTCGGCCAGGAGTACTCCGCCGAGGACGGCGTCCGGATGGGCACCGTCAACCGTGCGGTGCCGCACGCCGAGCTGGAGGCCACCGCGCTGGAGTGGGGGCGGCTTGTCAACGGCAAGAGCCCGACGGCGCAGCGGATGCTGAAGTTCTCCTTCAACGCCATCGACGACGGGCTGGTGGGACAGCAGATCTTCGCCGGCGAGACCACCCGGCTGGCGTACATGACCGACGAGGCGCAGGAGGGTCGCGACCAGTTCCTCGAGAAGCGCGAGCCCGACTGGTCGGCCTACCCCTGGTACTACTGA
- the treY gene encoding malto-oligosyltrehalose synthase: MSTEGRHRDAGPADGQRVPVSTYRLQISEDLDLFEATRRLGYLRDLGVDWVYLSPLLAAEPGSTHGYDVVAHDHIDPSRGGEAGLAALSAEARRLGMGVLVDIVPNHVGVATPSEDAWWWDVLKHGRESEHASAFDIEWAAGDGRIRVPVIGDDDLEDPAAEGGRIRNLRVVDTPDGAELLYHDNHYPVAPGTWTEGDDANDVHARQAYELVHWQMADENLNYRRFFAINTLAAVRVEDPEVFAESHKEIRRWFEEGLVDGLRVDHPDGLRDPKRYLDDLAELTGGAYVLVEKILEPGEELPETWATAGTTGYDVLAHIDRVLTDPAGQEPLDDLEARLRGGRVDWHRMIHGTKREVADGILNSEVRRITREVRRIVPAGPDATTERVVDAIAELLACFPVYRSYLPEGREHLDQAFAAAREERPDLAATFDVLLPVLGDPWTPPARRFQQTSGMVMAKGVEDCAFYRYSRLTSLNEVGGDPSVFSLDPATFHEHMTVRQGRWPHAMTTLSTHDTKRGEDVRARITALAEVPGAWEQTLDRLLGLVPLPDPGFASLLWQAVVGAWLPSDPDLRDRLHGYAEKAMREAGDRTTWTDPDAAYEAAVHAAVDAAFDDEEVRATIEAFLPRVVGPGWVNALSAKLLSITLPGVPDVYQGSELWEQSLVDPDNRRPVDFDARRTMLEMAEWSPLGEALDDPGSAKLRVAHAALTLRRDRPELFGSYAAVPATGSAADHVLAYDRGGAIAVVTRLPVGLASRGGWGDTTLDLPPGRWRDVVTDRPASPRLAELLDGYPVALLVQED, translated from the coding sequence GTGAGCACGGAGGGCAGGCACCGCGACGCCGGACCGGCGGACGGGCAGCGGGTCCCGGTCAGCACCTACCGGCTGCAGATCAGCGAGGACCTCGACCTGTTCGAGGCGACCCGCCGGCTGGGGTACCTGCGCGACCTCGGCGTCGACTGGGTCTACCTCTCCCCGCTGCTCGCGGCCGAGCCCGGCAGCACCCACGGGTACGACGTCGTGGCGCACGACCACATCGACCCCTCCCGCGGCGGCGAGGCCGGCCTCGCCGCCCTCTCGGCCGAGGCCCGGCGGCTCGGCATGGGGGTGCTCGTCGACATCGTGCCCAACCACGTCGGCGTGGCGACCCCCTCGGAGGACGCCTGGTGGTGGGACGTGCTCAAGCACGGCCGCGAGTCCGAGCACGCCTCGGCGTTCGACATCGAGTGGGCGGCCGGCGACGGCCGGATCCGGGTGCCGGTCATCGGCGACGACGACCTCGAGGACCCGGCCGCGGAGGGTGGGCGGATCCGCAACCTCCGTGTCGTCGACACCCCCGACGGCGCCGAGCTGCTCTACCACGACAACCACTACCCGGTGGCTCCCGGCACGTGGACCGAGGGCGACGACGCGAACGACGTGCACGCCCGCCAGGCCTACGAGCTGGTCCACTGGCAGATGGCCGACGAGAACCTCAACTACCGACGGTTCTTCGCGATCAACACCCTCGCCGCGGTGCGGGTGGAGGACCCCGAGGTCTTCGCCGAGTCGCACAAGGAGATCCGCCGCTGGTTCGAGGAGGGGCTCGTCGACGGCCTCCGCGTCGACCACCCCGACGGCCTCCGGGACCCCAAGCGCTACCTCGACGACCTCGCCGAGCTCACCGGCGGCGCCTACGTCCTGGTCGAGAAGATCCTCGAGCCCGGCGAGGAGCTGCCCGAGACCTGGGCCACCGCCGGCACCACCGGGTACGACGTGCTCGCCCACATCGACCGGGTGCTCACCGACCCGGCCGGCCAGGAGCCGCTCGACGACCTGGAGGCCCGGCTGCGCGGCGGCCGCGTCGACTGGCACCGGATGATCCACGGCACCAAGCGGGAGGTGGCCGACGGCATCCTCAACAGCGAGGTCCGCCGGATCACCCGCGAGGTGCGGCGGATCGTCCCGGCCGGCCCCGACGCGACCACCGAGCGGGTGGTGGACGCGATCGCCGAGCTGCTGGCGTGCTTCCCGGTGTACCGCTCCTACCTGCCCGAGGGCCGCGAGCACCTCGACCAGGCCTTCGCCGCGGCGCGCGAGGAGCGGCCGGACCTGGCCGCGACGTTCGACGTGCTCCTGCCCGTGCTGGGCGACCCGTGGACGCCGCCGGCCCGGCGCTTCCAGCAGACCAGCGGCATGGTGATGGCCAAGGGCGTCGAGGACTGCGCGTTCTACCGGTACTCCCGGCTCACCTCGCTCAACGAGGTCGGCGGCGACCCGAGCGTCTTCTCCCTCGACCCCGCGACCTTCCACGAGCACATGACGGTGCGCCAGGGCCGCTGGCCGCACGCGATGACCACGCTCTCCACCCACGACACCAAGCGCGGCGAGGACGTGCGCGCCCGGATCACCGCCCTCGCCGAGGTGCCCGGGGCGTGGGAGCAGACGCTGGACCGGCTCCTGGGGCTGGTGCCGCTGCCCGACCCCGGTTTCGCCTCGCTCCTGTGGCAGGCCGTCGTCGGCGCCTGGCTGCCCTCCGACCCCGACCTGCGCGACCGGCTGCACGGGTACGCCGAGAAGGCGATGCGCGAGGCCGGCGACCGGACGACGTGGACCGACCCCGACGCGGCGTACGAGGCGGCGGTCCACGCGGCCGTCGACGCGGCGTTCGACGACGAGGAGGTCCGCGCGACCATCGAGGCGTTCCTGCCCCGCGTCGTCGGGCCGGGCTGGGTCAACGCGCTGTCGGCGAAGCTGCTGTCGATCACGCTCCCCGGCGTCCCGGACGTCTACCAGGGCAGCGAGCTGTGGGAGCAGTCGCTGGTCGACCCCGACAACCGCCGCCCGGTCGACTTCGACGCCCGCCGCACGATGCTCGAGATGGCCGAGTGGTCCCCGCTGGGCGAGGCGCTCGACGACCCGGGCTCGGCGAAGCTGCGCGTGGCCCACGCCGCGCTGACGCTGCGCCGGGACCGGCCCGAGCTGTTCGGCTCCTACGCCGCGGTGCCGGCGACCGGCTCGGCCGCCGACCACGTGCTCGCCTACGACCGCGGCGGCGCGATCGCCGTCGTCACGCGGCTGCCCGTCGGCCTGGCCTCCCGCGGCGGCTGGGGTGACACCACCCTCGACCTGCCGCCGGGCCGTTGGCGCGACGTCGTCACCGACCGGCCGGCCTCGCCCCGGCTGGCGGAGCTGCTCGACGGGTACCCCGTCGCCCTGCTCGTCCAGGAGGACTGA
- the glgX gene encoding glycogen debranching protein GlgX, which produces MTEVWPGQPYPLGATFDGTGTNFALFSEAAERVELCLFDEDGTETRIDVTEVDAFVWHCYLPAVQPGQRYGYRVHGPHDPAAGQRCNPNKLLLDPYAKATSGDIDWDQALFGYDFGDPDSRNDLDSAPHMTKGVVINPFFDWEGDRPLGIPYNESFIYEAHVKGLTQLHPDIPEAQRGTYAGLAHPAVTEHLQKLGVTAIELMPVHQFVQDSTLLEKGLRNYWGYNTLGFLAPHADYASTSEPGQQVQEFKSMVKAMHAAGIEVILDVVYNHTAEGNHMGPTLSFRGIDNQAYYRLVDDDKRYYMDYTGTGNSLNVGHPHSLQLIMDSLRYWVTEMHVDGFRFDLASTLAREFYEVDRLATFFELVQQDPVVSQVKLIAEPWDIGPGGYQVGGFPPQWTEWNGAYRDTVRDFWRGEPALGEFASRLAGSSDLYEHSGRRPFASINFVTAHDGFTLRDLVSYNEKHNDANGEDNNDGESHNRSWNHGVEGPTDDEGILTARAREQRNFLATLLLSQGVPMLLHGDEMSRTQDGNNNTYAQDSEIAWMHWDRADTALLEFTAAIAQLRKEHPTFRRKRFFTGREVRTGDGERLNDIVWLHPEGRPMEDGDWEGGQHVIGMYLNGDGIAGKDERGQRIVDDHFLLYFNADGPTDVVLPADEYADAWDVVVDTGRDSDATGLQPGSTLSLETHSLVVLRQHAAPEAEVDTSVAASVAALIESEQE; this is translated from the coding sequence ATGACCGAGGTCTGGCCCGGCCAGCCGTACCCCCTGGGTGCGACGTTCGACGGCACCGGCACGAACTTCGCCCTCTTCAGCGAGGCCGCCGAGCGCGTCGAGCTCTGCCTCTTCGACGAGGACGGCACCGAGACACGCATCGACGTGACCGAGGTCGACGCGTTCGTCTGGCACTGCTACCTCCCGGCCGTCCAGCCCGGCCAGCGCTACGGCTACCGCGTGCACGGCCCGCACGACCCGGCCGCGGGGCAGCGCTGCAACCCCAACAAGCTGCTGCTCGACCCGTACGCGAAGGCCACCAGCGGCGACATCGACTGGGACCAGGCGCTCTTCGGCTACGACTTCGGCGACCCCGACTCCCGCAACGACCTCGACTCGGCCCCCCACATGACCAAGGGCGTGGTGATCAACCCGTTCTTCGACTGGGAGGGCGACCGGCCGCTGGGGATCCCCTACAACGAGAGCTTCATCTACGAGGCGCACGTCAAGGGCCTGACCCAGCTGCACCCCGACATCCCCGAGGCCCAGCGCGGCACGTACGCCGGCCTCGCGCACCCCGCCGTCACCGAGCACCTGCAGAAGCTCGGCGTGACCGCGATCGAGCTGATGCCGGTCCACCAGTTCGTGCAGGACAGCACGCTGCTGGAGAAGGGGCTGCGCAACTACTGGGGCTACAACACCCTGGGCTTCCTCGCCCCGCACGCCGACTACGCCTCCACGAGCGAGCCCGGCCAGCAGGTGCAGGAGTTCAAGTCGATGGTCAAGGCGATGCACGCCGCGGGCATCGAGGTGATCCTCGACGTGGTCTACAACCACACCGCCGAGGGCAACCACATGGGCCCGACGCTGAGCTTCCGCGGCATCGACAACCAGGCCTACTACCGCCTCGTCGACGACGACAAGCGCTACTACATGGACTACACCGGCACCGGCAACAGCCTCAACGTCGGCCACCCGCACTCGCTGCAGCTGATCATGGACTCGCTGCGCTACTGGGTGACCGAGATGCACGTCGACGGCTTCCGCTTCGACCTGGCCTCGACCCTGGCCCGCGAGTTCTACGAGGTCGACCGGCTGGCGACGTTCTTCGAGCTCGTCCAGCAGGACCCGGTCGTCTCGCAGGTCAAGCTGATCGCCGAGCCGTGGGACATCGGTCCCGGCGGCTACCAGGTCGGCGGCTTCCCGCCGCAGTGGACGGAGTGGAACGGCGCCTACCGCGACACGGTCCGCGACTTCTGGCGCGGCGAGCCCGCGCTCGGTGAGTTCGCGAGCCGCCTGGCGGGGTCCTCGGACCTCTACGAGCACTCCGGCCGGCGACCCTTCGCCAGCATCAACTTCGTCACCGCCCACGACGGGTTCACGCTGCGCGACCTGGTGTCGTACAACGAGAAGCACAACGACGCCAACGGCGAGGACAACAACGACGGCGAGAGCCACAACCGCTCCTGGAACCACGGCGTGGAGGGCCCGACCGACGACGAGGGGATCCTCACCGCCCGGGCGCGCGAGCAGCGCAACTTCCTGGCCACGCTGCTGCTGAGCCAGGGCGTGCCGATGCTGCTGCACGGTGACGAGATGAGCCGCACCCAGGACGGCAACAACAACACCTACGCCCAGGACTCCGAGATCGCCTGGATGCACTGGGACCGCGCGGACACCGCGCTGCTGGAGTTCACCGCGGCGATCGCCCAGCTGCGCAAGGAGCACCCGACGTTCCGCCGCAAGCGCTTCTTCACCGGGCGCGAGGTGCGCACCGGCGACGGCGAGCGCCTCAACGACATCGTCTGGCTGCACCCCGAGGGCCGGCCGATGGAGGACGGCGACTGGGAGGGCGGCCAGCACGTCATCGGCATGTACCTCAACGGCGACGGCATCGCCGGCAAGGACGAGCGCGGCCAGCGGATCGTGGACGACCACTTCCTGCTCTACTTCAACGCCGACGGCCCCACCGACGTGGTGCTGCCGGCCGACGAGTACGCCGACGCGTGGGACGTCGTCGTCGACACCGGTCGCGACAGCGACGCCACGGGCCTCCAGCCCGGGTCGACCCTCTCCCTGGAGACCCACAGCCTCGTCGTGCTGCGCCAGCACGCCGCCCCCGAGGCCGAGGTCGACACCTCCGTCGCCGCCTCCGTCGCGGCGCTGATCGAGAGCGAGCAGGAGTGA
- a CDS encoding GNAT family N-acetyltransferase codes for MTGVAITHNPGKSRYEATVDGESAGFAEYQLTDEIIVFTHTEVDRRFEGRGVGSALARTALDEVRAEGVRQVLPICPFIKGWIGRHPDYHHLMYGAPRSTAVD; via the coding sequence ATGACTGGTGTCGCGATCACGCACAACCCGGGCAAGAGCCGCTACGAGGCGACGGTCGACGGTGAGTCGGCCGGCTTCGCGGAGTACCAGCTGACCGACGAGATCATCGTCTTCACCCACACCGAGGTGGACCGGCGCTTCGAGGGCCGCGGCGTCGGGTCGGCGCTGGCGCGGACCGCGCTCGACGAGGTGCGTGCCGAGGGAGTCCGCCAGGTGCTCCCGATCTGCCCCTTCATCAAGGGCTGGATCGGTCGCCACCCCGACTACCACCACCTGATGTACGGCGCGCCGCGCTCGACGGCGGTCGACTGA
- a CDS encoding NAD-dependent deacylase, with translation MRVVVLTGAGISAESGVPTFRDADGLWEGHRVEDVATPEAYDAQPFVVHRFYDARRAALSGVTPNPAHHALARLEEELGDDLLVVTQNIDDLHERAGSQRVLHMHGELLSAVCRACRGRSRWEQDLSDLPPCPRCGVPDLRPDVVWFGEIPYGMDRIYLALESADLFVSIGTSGAVYPAAGFVQQAATYGARTLELNLQASEVTTLFDETRHGRAGELVPAWVDELLVRR, from the coding sequence ATGAGGGTCGTGGTGCTGACCGGGGCCGGGATCTCCGCCGAGAGCGGGGTGCCGACCTTCCGGGACGCCGACGGGCTGTGGGAGGGCCACCGGGTCGAGGACGTCGCGACCCCCGAGGCCTACGACGCGCAGCCGTTCGTGGTGCACCGCTTCTACGACGCCCGCCGGGCCGCGCTGTCGGGGGTGACTCCGAACCCGGCCCACCACGCGCTCGCGCGTCTGGAGGAGGAGCTCGGCGACGACCTGCTCGTCGTCACCCAGAACATCGACGACCTGCACGAGCGGGCCGGCTCCCAGCGGGTGCTGCACATGCACGGCGAGCTGCTCTCCGCGGTCTGCCGCGCCTGCCGCGGCCGCTCGCGGTGGGAGCAGGACCTCTCCGACCTGCCGCCCTGCCCCCGCTGCGGCGTGCCCGACCTGCGCCCGGACGTGGTGTGGTTCGGCGAGATCCCCTACGGGATGGACCGCATCTACCTCGCGCTGGAGTCCGCGGACCTGTTCGTCTCGATCGGCACCTCCGGCGCCGTCTACCCCGCTGCCGGGTTCGTCCAGCAGGCCGCGACGTACGGCGCCCGCACCCTGGAGCTGAACCTCCAGGCCAGCGAGGTCACCACCCTCTTCGACGAGACCCGCCACGGCCGCGCCGGCGAGCTCGTCCCCGCCTGGGTCGACGAGCTGCTCGTCCGGCGCTGA
- a CDS encoding DUF4333 domain-containing protein produces MRPSLAAVLPALLLAGLGGPALGGCGSEDAELPTDRLESEVAALYPAADERVRVDVRCAGPLAAEVGATQDCRVAVRRDLATVRATVVEQTDAGPVFETAPVLPADQVARTVLDGLTREEYVVGEVVCESELVGVVGESVACTATPPDGGRPTPVEASVRAVEGLDVRLRYRLVG; encoded by the coding sequence GTGCGCCCCTCCCTCGCCGCCGTCCTGCCTGCGCTGCTCCTCGCGGGCCTCGGCGGACCTGCACTCGGCGGCTGCGGGAGCGAGGACGCCGAGCTGCCCACCGACCGGCTCGAGTCCGAGGTGGCCGCGCTCTACCCGGCCGCCGACGAGCGCGTCCGCGTCGACGTGCGCTGCGCCGGGCCGCTCGCAGCCGAGGTTGGAGCCACCCAGGACTGCCGGGTGGCGGTGCGCCGGGACCTGGCGACGGTCCGGGCGACCGTCGTCGAGCAGACCGACGCCGGCCCCGTGTTCGAGACCGCGCCGGTGCTCCCTGCCGACCAGGTCGCGCGGACCGTGCTCGACGGCCTCACCCGCGAGGAGTACGTCGTGGGCGAGGTGGTCTGCGAGTCCGAGCTGGTCGGCGTCGTCGGTGAGTCCGTCGCCTGCACCGCGACCCCGCCCGACGGCGGCCGGCCCACGCCGGTCGAGGCGTCGGTCCGCGCGGTGGAGGGGCTCGACGTCCGGCTGCGGTACCGGCTCGTGGGCTGA